One genomic region from Neospora caninum Liverpool complete genome, chromosome V encodes:
- a CDS encoding Kynurenine 3-monooxygenase and related flavoprotein monooxygenases (ISS), related → MHLAKIRLPPPRPDRGTSGVRAVPLSRCRSSSQRCPSSPQSSLCASSPQSSLCASSPQLPVPLSSFAASRVPSAPLTFSPSATTSLFFCPSQQKPSTDALPSSLSSSLSSSLSSSLSCSLSFSLCCPYSRLPRRLLRFSSSLSSSSSPHPVSVLEEDALERASSRFEESFEEVDVGHDEYGALSDSPSSFVFRVKPGTSAKSASGNARISFSLLVVSSHGSSHARGVCRRAAGYFLPAESSDPLAPSLSKGLGSSPPPRKKRPSRFSLADLTVDQGPYQKSLWAELKEKEEDRQRNREIRKARETARVLGLGASAALARDRGLEDAEGLRSMRESEEAARRKREKDEKKQSYRGIKEGDARGDRDEAHEAGAERGGEVDGARRGSRRTTSNVLDVETSFSHETVKLLRNQDDERRLMSIMKEDATAAAKACRGDARDQFRWLAELEERDGVRGGIQALESGRREEETADGEERDARDADEDSETTQPRAEVRPVGRRQRRRGGRPTEETGDSSGRVLATESQSRPVGKQRERAEDERAKDMPELSIGIGPRGDSLSSPYHRPSSSPLRRERALREGEEIDAFSPVRMVEEMTKVKKEMWAELSPQQLQTQLAIVRARSVGQILLALESAAQQTPEPPVSVASGEDQLLIDDLSSPSPSISPAVSVSLASAASLSPQDRTPSLPVSFSAALAPSPPPSASGSSEPSVSSAFVSTPHPVTLVTAFHKLGRLASPAQALSVKKDERFLALCEATAAALPHVSVGGKCLLLWGLIRLEHAPRWLPQLLRLCAADVPHMSVKQVACSLFCVSKLPFPVREGVALQAALIQALKEGPYLTQCLPSSRPWVHDALAAPEDAAESPADPTRPAQEDEEGFASRVACPGTLACICSSLARLRVKDQALFVQLGNAVRRAVPAMSGGELALVGWSYGTVGFVDRGLFQDLKRELETRIDGCAAREIVTLAWAFARAGETDQDFFRLTIAPAVRAFIGDLRAKDLSLLAWAYGEVGAVDQDFFADLHYAMLPKVKHFTPHDIMLVVPTFAQLGFGSRELLRALQKQTAKLLPTFSPLQLSRTLYGFGLAATLVSDARFFGECADLVQKRLHTFYPQNLVHILVGLSEAEYLSHPVVPQLLDRSANVTPELFAEDCVQLLYILAKLPPERRGPAALTPLLLQQLKNKVRVFWSLDSPAVCDLLEAVHALGVADEQLLHMTMRRLGHLIEASSIREFLRTFGCLASLSSANRLLLRTHIHRRQKVQKAISNKLAMLARHAEGREGEGGALGGATGETGARAKKDTQSRIVILHACAKLGFHDENVARILDDVQQVVAAEGQLLSLPAFGHLVWALAETNAKISWTRAMLRYALHRRYSGSATSVLQMVSEREAYARQHGLDGYVGGELFPSAWGSHGGERDEREDDAEGEADAERAEAERREKDLGQALLKLAFAAVVLGEEEFLVPLLEEIVERLRGDLPDEILHAQQVCLHLREFAVPPPRLSPALEDWMETVLATPRYDVFFESPQKFRLLDQKLRVRDFNYDKWIADPLIEMRIPHKSTFVVSNIYRVSAAFPLESHLIDVLTFQDLLCPSNCPTGTAELRQRQLSLLGWTVHSVHLRSLYNALADHNLRYLVASIASSFSEEARQWVTFRGGPSLDGERKGGTEADEEGKRVWQRDAAGNGLQPNDRLRDDEAGHPQSTESESPSEVFDLVDDEACTGGRSGLRDPWGGVKALGDRRAVAKGMRTAVSRREVKDLDKNQDGSRQNGSASSEDGSDALEEAYQHVVSKA, encoded by the exons atgCATCTCGCAAAGAttcggctgcctcctcctcgccccgACAGGGGAACGTCGGGAGTGCGGGCAGTCCCCCTCTCgcgctgccgctcttcctcgcaaaGATGTCCTTCGTCACCTCAGTCTTCTCTTTGTGCTTCTTCACCTcagtcttctctgtgtgcttcttctccccagcttcctgttcctctgtcttctttcgctgctTCTCGTGTGCCTTCTGCCCCTCTCACGTTTTCTCCGTCGGCTACAACGtcactttttttctgtccttcACAACAAAAACCATCGACGGACGCCttgccctcttctctctcttcttctctgtcttcttctctctcttcttctctctcttgctctttgtctttttctttgtgTTGTCCGTAttctcgccttccacgcCGTTTGCTCCgattctcttcctccctttcgtcttcctcatctcCTCATCCGGTTTCTGTGCTTGAGGAAGATGCCCTAGAGAGGGCGTCGAGCCGTTTCGAGGAGTCTTTTGAAGAAGTAGACGTTGGCCACGACGAGTACGGCGCCTTGTCGGattctccctcctcgtttgTCTTTCGCGTGAAGCCGGGGACCTCGGCAAAAAGCGCGAGCGGCAACGCCCGAATCAG TTTCTCACTCCTTGTTGTCTCGTCGCACGGTTCCTCTCATGCGCGTGGCGTGTGCAGGCGAGCGGCAGGCTACTTCCTGCCTGCCGAGTCTTCAGATccgctcgcgccttcgctctcgaaGGGCCTCGGGagttcgcctcctccgcggaagaaacgcccgtcgcgcttttctctcgcagacCTCACGGTCGATCAAGGACCGTACCAGAAGTCGTTGTGGGCGGAgctgaaggagaaggaagaggaccGGCAGCGGAACCGAGAAATTCGGAAGGCGCGGGAGACCGCGCGCGTCTTGGGGCttggcgcctccgcggcgctcgcgcggGATCGCGGGctcgaagacgcggagggcCTGAGGTCGATGCGCGAAAGTgaagaagccgcgagaagaaagcgcgagaaggacgagaagaagcagagctACAGAGGAATCAAGGAAGGGGACgcacgcggagacagagacgaggcgcacgAAGCCGGAGCGGAACGAGGGGGGGAGGTGGATGGCGCGCGCCGGGGCTCCAGACGAACAACGAGCAATGTCTTGGACGTCGAGACTTCCTTTTCCCACGAAACGGTAAAACTCCTCAGAAACCAAGACGACGAGCGGCGCCTGATGAGCATCAtgaaggaagacgcgacagccgctgcgaaagcatgcagaggagacgccagagaccAGTTTCGATGGCTCGCGGAGCtcgaagaacgcgacggcgTGCGAGGCGGGATCCAGGCCCTAGAAtcggggagacgcgaagaagagacagcggatggagaagagagggatgcgagagacgcggacgaagattcagagacgacgcagccGCGGGCGGAGGTCCGGCCGGTGGGGAGACGGCAACgccggagaggaggcaggccgacggaagagacaggagacagctctgggcgcgtcctcgccactGAAAGCCAGTCCAGGCCTGTCGGGAAACAGCGGGAGAGGGCTGAAGACGAGCGAGCGAAAGACATGCCGGAGCTGTCGATTGGCATCGGCCCCCGtggcgactctctctcttcaccctACCAtcgcccctcttcttctccgcttcgtcgGGAGCGTGCGTTGCGGGAGGGGGAGGAGATCGACGCCTTCAGTCCGGTTCGCATGGTTGAGGAGATGACgaaagtgaagaaggagatgTGGGCGGAGCTTTctccgcagcagctgcagacGCAGTTGGCGATTGTGCGTGCGCGGTCGGTTGGTCAGATTCTCCTGGCTCTCGAGAGCGCTGCTCAACAGACTCCCgagcctcctgtctccgtcgcctcagGCGAAGACCAGCTGCTGATTGAcgatctctcttctccctcgccgtcgatctcccccgctgtctccgtgtcgctcgcgtctgcggcttcgctgtctccacaAGACCGCaccccgtctcttcctgtctccttctcggcggcgctcgcgccctcgcctccgccctcCGCTTCCGGGTCCTCCgagccttctgtctcctctgccttcgtctcgACGCCTCACCCGGTGACCCTCGTCACAGCTTTCCACAAGTTGGGGCGGCTGGCGAGCCCCGCCCAGGCCCTATCggtgaagaaggacgagcgttttctcgcgctttgtgaggcgacggcagccgCGCTTCCCCACGTCTCCGTCGGCGggaagtgtctccttttgtgGGGTCTGATTCGACTCGAGCACGCCCCCCGCTGGCTCCCGCAGCTCCTCCGACTCTGCGCCGCGGACGTGCCCCACATGAGCGTCAAGCAAGTCGCCTgttcgcttttctgcgtcaGCAAACTCCCGTTTCCGGTCCGCGAAGGCGTCGCGCTGCAAGCGGCCCTCATCCAGGCCCTCAAGGAAGGGCCCTACTTGACGCAGTGTCTCCCCAGCAGTCGGCCGTGGGTTCACGacgctctcgccgcgccAGAGGACGCAGCCGAGTCGCCCGCCGACCCAACGCGTCCCGCtcaagaagacgaagaggggtttgcctcgcgcgtcgcgtGTCCGGGGACActcgcatgcatctgcagctCGCTGGCGCGCCTCAGAGTGAAGGACCAGGCGCTGTTTGTGCAGCTCGGCAACGCGGTGCGCCGCGCCGTCCCGGCGATGTCCGGCGGCGAACTGGCGTTGGTGGGCTGGTCCTACGGCACTGTCGGGTTCGTCGATCGGGGCCTTTTTCAAGACTTGAAACGCGAGCTCGAGACGCGCATCGACGGCTGCGCGGCCCGAGAGATCGTCACTCTCGCCTGGGCCTTTGCGCGCGCAGGCGAAACCGACCAAGATTTCTTCCGCCTCACCATCGCCCCCGCCGTACGCGCCTTCATCGGGGACTTGCGGGCCAAAGACCTCAGTCTCCTCGCCTGGGCGTATGGCGAAGTCG GCGCGGTCGACCAGGACTTCTTTGCGGATCTGCACTACGCGATGTTGCCGAAAGTGAAGCACTTCACGCCGCATGACATCATGTTGGTGGTGCCGACCTTTGCACAGCTCGGGTTCGGCAGTCGGGAACTCTTGCGGGCGCTACAAaagcagacggcgaagctCCTGCCgaccttctcgccgctccagcTGTCGCGGACGCTCTACGGCTTCGGCTTGGCCGCGACGCTCGTCTCGGATGCGCGCTTCTTCGGGGAGTGCGCAGATCTCGTCCAGAAACGCCTGCACACCTTCTACCCTCAGAACCTGGTTCACATCCTCGTGGGGTTGTCCGAAGCCGAATACCTGTCGCACCCCGTGGTCCCCCAACTCCTGGATAGGAGCGCAAACGTCACGCCCGAACTGTTTGCAGAAGACTGCGTACAGCTCCTCTACATCCTCGCCAAGCTGCCTCCAGAGCGCAGAGGGCCTGCCGCCCTCACGCCCCTCCTCCTGCAGCAGCTGAAGAACAAGGTGCGCGTCTTCTGGTCCCTAGACAGCCCGGCAGTCTGCGACCTTCTCGAAGCCGTCCACGCGCTTGGCGTGGCGGACGAACAACTCCTCCATATGACCATGCGGCGGCTCGGACACCTGATTGAAGCCTCGTCGATCCGCGAGTTCCTCCGAACcttcggctgcctcgcctccctctcctcagCGAACCGACTGCTCCTCAGAACCCACATACACCGCAGACAGAAAGTCCAAAAGGCGATCAGCAACAAGCTCGCGATGCTTGCCCGACACGCCGAAGGACGGgagggggaaggcggcgcgctcGGGGGAGCGACCGGGGAGACGGGCgcaagagcgaagaaagataCCCAGTCCAGAATCGTCATCCTGCACGCGTGCGCGAAACTCGGGTTCCACGATGAAAATGTGGCACG AATCCTGGACGACGTTCAGCAAGTCGTTGCAGCCGAAggccagcttctctctctgccggctTTTGGCCACCTCGTCTGGGCTTTAGCAGAG ACGAACGCAAAGATCAGCTGGACGCGGGCGATGCTGCGCTACGCTCTGCATCGGCGCTACAGCGGTTCCGCAACGTCCGTGCTCCAGATGGTCTCCGAGCGAGAAGCGTATGCGAGACAGCACGGCCTGGACGGCTACGTCGGCGGCGAGTTGTTCCCCTCGGCATGGGGGAGTcacggaggcgagcgcgacgagcgcgaagacgatgcagagggcgaagcagacgccgagagagccgaagcggagaggcgcgaaaaagaTCTAGGCCAAGCTCTCCTGAAACTCGCGTTCGCTGCAGTCGTCttgggagaagaagaattcctcgttcctctcctAGAGGAAATCGTCGA GCGCCTGCGAGGGGACCTCCCAGACGAAatcctgcatgcgcagcaagTCTGCCTACACCTCCGCGAGTTCGCGgtgccgccgcctcgcctgtctcctgcccTCGAGGACTGGATGGAGACTGTCCTCGCCACGCCGCGATACGACGTTTTCTTTGAGTCACCGCAAAAGTTCCGCCTCCTTGACCAAAAGCTCAGGGTCCGGGACTTCAACTACGACAAATGGATCGCCGATCCCTTGATCGAG ATGCGCATCCCACACAAAAGCACGTTTGTCGTTTCAAACATCTACCGCGTCAGTGCAGCCTTCCCGCTCGAGAGCCACCTCATTGACGTCTTGACCTTTCAG GATCTCCTTTGTCCCTCGAATTGCCCCACCGGCACAGCTGAGTTACGGCAACGTCAgctttcgcttctcg GATGGACAGTCCATTCCGTGCATTTGCGTTCTCTCTACAATGCGCTGGCGGACCACAACCTTCGCTACTTGGTTGCGAGCATTGCGTCGAGCTTCAGTGAGGAGGCGCGACAGTGGGTAACATTTAGGGGAGGGCCGTCGCTagacggagagcgaaagggagGCACGgaagcggacgaagaagggaaacgggtATGGCAACGAGACGCGGCAGGGAACGGGCTGCAGCCCAACGACCGACTCCGAGACGATGAGGCGGGGCATCCCCAGAGCACCGAATCGGag TCTCCCTCAGAAGTCTTCGATTTAGTCGACGACGAGGCATGCACCGGCGGGCGCAGTGGACTGCGGGATCCCTGGGGAGGCGTGAAGGCGTTGGGAGACCGTCGGGCTGTCGCGAAAGGAATGCGGACAGCCGTGAGCCGTCGGGAAGTGAAGGACTTGGACAAAAATCAAGACGGCTCCCGTCAAAATGGGTCAGCATCGAGCGAGGACGGGAGCGACGCACTGGAAGAGGCGTATCAGCACGTCGTTTCTAAAGCGTAG